The following proteins are co-located in the Sulfitobacter guttiformis genome:
- a CDS encoding lysylphosphatidylglycerol synthase transmembrane domain-containing protein encodes MTRAILWRGGQIGVLVGLALLLWHAADGRTALEQMRHVDPRWLVAAAILLSVQTILSAQRWRLTAAQLGLAIPVFSALKEYYLAQIVNQSLPGGVLGDAGRALRSRGQAGLAVAAQAVVFERVAGQLGLLAVLTCGACAGLLMPTGLNWPDWVGQAVFVGGIAAAFFAASGALAPIVRRAARQFADAVWAPRVRLQQIVLSVTAALCNVAAFACCAFALGVAMPAVAVAVLVPLILFAMVLPLSVAGWGLREGAAALLFPVMGATAASGLATSIAFGSVFLLTTLPGLLVPLLLTSTAHSKGENNAP; translated from the coding sequence ATGACACGCGCAATACTGTGGCGAGGCGGGCAAATTGGAGTGCTTGTCGGGTTGGCTTTGCTATTGTGGCACGCGGCAGACGGGCGCACCGCGCTCGAGCAGATGCGCCACGTCGATCCGCGCTGGCTGGTTGCGGCAGCGATTTTGCTGAGCGTCCAAACAATTCTGTCCGCCCAGCGCTGGCGGTTAACCGCCGCACAGCTGGGGTTGGCCATACCGGTGTTTTCGGCGCTAAAGGAATATTATCTGGCGCAGATCGTGAACCAGTCACTACCGGGCGGGGTATTGGGCGACGCGGGCCGTGCGCTACGCTCGCGAGGTCAGGCGGGGTTGGCCGTGGCAGCGCAGGCAGTGGTATTCGAAAGGGTCGCAGGGCAACTTGGTCTCTTGGCGGTGCTGACCTGCGGAGCCTGTGCGGGACTGCTGATGCCCACCGGTCTGAACTGGCCGGATTGGGTTGGACAGGCGGTTTTCGTGGGGGGAATAGCAGCCGCATTTTTTGCAGCATCAGGTGCACTAGCGCCCATTGTACGGCGGGCTGCGCGGCAGTTTGCCGATGCAGTCTGGGCACCACGCGTACGCCTGCAGCAAATCGTCCTCAGCGTGACCGCCGCCCTTTGCAATGTTGCGGCTTTTGCCTGTTGCGCCTTTGCCCTTGGCGTAGCGATGCCCGCTGTTGCTGTCGCAGTTCTTGTGCCGCTCATCCTGTTCGCAATGGTGCTGCCCTTGTCTGTCGCAGGCTGGGGTCTACGCGAAGGGGCTGCTGCACTGCTATTTCCGGTAATGGGGGCCACCGCAGCCTCGGGATTGGCCACCAGCATCGCCTTCGGGTCGGTTTTTTTGCTGACCACCCTGCCCGGCCTGCTGGTGCCACTGCTGCTCACATCCACAGCGCACTCAAAAGGAGAAAACAATGCGCCATAG
- a CDS encoding alkaline phosphatase family protein: MKPRLLARLALATVVLFLVMIQPNHPGAMTWDALRLFPLELPALIFTLIAVGDSKAGRILRATLVAGLTLIVILKTADLVSFNALSRGFNPVADMMLVDAFIRLLAGSMGVVMAVLAVLAAVTGMIIVTAVLWWAMGAWAQLSVPGARLFALPAVIAGTLMAAQVGKSMGGWPLPFDPPGAAFTARVGVERVSLIRRTIDETAAFRVQVREDTFRDARDLLDRIDRDVIVVFVESYGRTSHDTPLYAETHRATLARYESLLSAQGVAMKSGFVRAPTRGGQSWLSHATLANGMWIDNQVRYGAALASGRQTLFHHAANNGFRTAAVMPQITLEWPEATRMGFDDVLPAADLGYRGLPFNWVTMPDQFTLAAIDRLVRDPVQNRHSFVQTALATSHAPWVPIPEILDWDALGDGTVFNEIATSGDSPEVVWRDRDRVRAQYSLAIDYALSAVFEYALLHAADPPLMIVIGDHQAAEFVALDSRAHVPLHVIGPAHLVAALSVVAPDAGLLPAADSKVTPMDALRDAILTAYSSRLSGGATQ; this comes from the coding sequence ATGAAGCCCAGATTACTAGCACGGCTCGCCCTTGCTACTGTGGTTTTGTTTCTGGTCATGATCCAGCCCAACCATCCCGGAGCAATGACTTGGGACGCACTGCGGCTTTTCCCGCTGGAACTTCCCGCATTAATTTTCACACTTATAGCTGTCGGTGATAGCAAGGCCGGGCGGATTTTGCGCGCTACCCTTGTCGCGGGGCTTACGTTAATCGTGATCCTCAAGACCGCTGATCTGGTAAGCTTTAATGCCCTGTCGCGGGGGTTCAATCCGGTGGCTGATATGATGCTGGTGGATGCGTTCATCCGACTGTTGGCAGGATCTATGGGTGTAGTTATGGCTGTGCTCGCGGTGCTGGCGGCAGTGACAGGGATGATCATTGTGACCGCGGTGTTGTGGTGGGCCATGGGCGCTTGGGCTCAACTGTCAGTTCCGGGCGCGCGGCTCTTTGCGCTTCCTGCGGTAATCGCCGGGACACTGATGGCCGCACAGGTCGGCAAGAGCATGGGCGGCTGGCCTCTTCCGTTCGATCCGCCAGGTGCCGCGTTTACCGCACGCGTGGGTGTTGAGCGTGTCTCGCTCATCCGGCGCACAATCGACGAGACCGCTGCCTTTCGGGTGCAGGTCCGTGAGGATACTTTTCGCGACGCGCGCGATCTGCTCGACCGTATAGATCGCGATGTGATCGTCGTGTTCGTGGAAAGTTACGGGCGCACCAGCCACGATACACCGCTTTATGCCGAAACCCACCGTGCCACACTGGCCCGCTACGAGAGCTTGCTGAGCGCCCAAGGAGTCGCGATGAAATCGGGGTTTGTGCGCGCACCCACCCGCGGCGGTCAAAGCTGGCTGTCGCATGCGACACTGGCCAATGGCATGTGGATCGACAATCAGGTCCGGTATGGCGCGGCACTGGCCAGCGGGCGCCAGACATTATTTCACCACGCAGCCAACAACGGTTTTCGCACCGCTGCGGTAATGCCCCAGATAACGCTGGAATGGCCCGAAGCCACGCGCATGGGATTTGATGACGTCCTGCCCGCCGCTGATCTGGGCTACCGCGGCTTGCCCTTTAACTGGGTCACTATGCCTGACCAGTTTACCCTCGCAGCCATCGACAGGCTGGTGCGCGACCCTGTGCAAAACCGGCACAGCTTTGTCCAGACTGCCCTTGCCACATCGCATGCACCATGGGTACCTATCCCGGAAATCCTTGACTGGGACGCACTTGGCGACGGGACTGTTTTCAACGAGATTGCCACCTCCGGCGATAGCCCCGAGGTCGTCTGGCGCGACCGTGACCGCGTTCGTGCGCAATACAGTTTGGCAATTGATTACGCGCTGAGCGCAGTGTTTGAATATGCCCTTCTGCATGCAGCTGATCCGCCCTTGATGATTGTGATCGGCGATCATCAGGCGGCGGAATTTGTGGCACTGGACAGTCGTGCTCACGTCCCGCTGCATGTAATAGGGCCTGCGCATCTGGTGGCGGCCCTGTCGGTCGTTGCGCCCGATGCAGGGCTGTTGCCAGCGGCGGATAGCAAGGTGACGCCGATGGATGCGCTACGTGATGCTATTCTAACGGCATATTCGTCGCGCCTGTCCGGCGGAGCTACGCAATGA
- a CDS encoding CDP-alcohol phosphatidyltransferase family protein has protein sequence MAMLCLPGLLVMAYSIGAMAGMFLATVVFVAGVGLALRGLRTYPHAGIGLCNLVTLFRFMLVTVVIAALMAPDAADWPVFIIAATALVLDGVDGWLARLSGHSSAFGASFDMEVDGVLAMTLALLAYTSGQAGVIVVLLGLPMYAFRAAQIAWPWLRGDLPPRFSRKLVCVIQIAVLIVIALPVTAQPLTDMLALPTILALVWSFTLDIRALWIARSCAS, from the coding sequence ATGGCGATGCTTTGCCTGCCCGGACTGCTGGTAATGGCGTATAGCATCGGCGCGATGGCGGGCATGTTTCTGGCAACGGTTGTGTTTGTGGCGGGGGTTGGTCTGGCGCTAAGGGGACTGCGGACCTATCCGCATGCGGGCATCGGATTATGCAACCTCGTGACATTATTCCGCTTCATGTTGGTAACGGTCGTGATTGCGGCACTGATGGCGCCTGATGCGGCGGATTGGCCTGTGTTTATCATTGCCGCCACAGCGCTGGTATTGGACGGTGTCGACGGCTGGCTCGCGCGGCTTAGCGGACATTCTTCGGCTTTTGGTGCATCTTTCGACATGGAAGTAGATGGGGTACTGGCGATGACGCTTGCCCTGCTGGCCTATACCAGCGGTCAGGCAGGAGTGATCGTCGTTTTGCTGGGCCTGCCGATGTATGCCTTTCGTGCAGCCCAAATTGCATGGCCATGGCTCAGAGGCGATCTGCCCCCACGATTCAGCCGTAAATTGGTCTGCGTGATACAAATTGCGGTGCTCATCGTGATCGCACTGCCCGTGACCGCGCAGCCACTTACGGATATGCTCGCGCTGCCTACCATACTGGCATTGGTGTGGTCTTTTACCCTCGACATCCGTGCCCTTTGGATTGCGCGCAGTTGCGCATCATGA